One segment of Natronosalvus halobius DNA contains the following:
- a CDS encoding methyltransferase domain-containing protein, giving the protein MSETNPPRLDTDELEQKVTAVYQDVARSPDGDFHFEMGRDLAERLGYDPSVLDRIPAGAIDSFAGVGYHFDLADLEPGERVLDLGSGSGMDVFVAAIHVGDEGAVVGIDMTDDQLENGRKYRDHGEFDNVSFEKGYIEDLPFEDESFDAVISNGVINLSAEKGRVFEEVRRVLAPGGRLALSDITSEEQMPDSIKTNADLWAACIGGAVQVDDYADAIETPGFDVIDLRENDRYEFTSDRAKSACQTYGVKSISLVARTR; this is encoded by the coding sequence ATGAGCGAAACGAACCCACCGAGGCTCGATACGGACGAACTCGAGCAGAAGGTCACGGCCGTCTACCAGGACGTCGCACGGTCGCCGGACGGAGACTTTCACTTCGAGATGGGGCGTGACCTGGCCGAACGCCTCGGCTACGATCCCTCGGTACTCGATCGAATTCCGGCCGGGGCCATCGACTCCTTCGCGGGCGTCGGCTACCACTTCGACCTCGCGGACCTCGAGCCTGGCGAGCGCGTCCTGGACCTCGGGAGTGGCTCGGGGATGGACGTCTTCGTCGCTGCGATTCACGTCGGTGACGAGGGCGCGGTGGTCGGCATCGACATGACCGACGACCAGCTCGAGAACGGTCGCAAATACCGCGACCACGGCGAATTCGACAACGTCAGCTTCGAAAAGGGGTACATCGAGGACCTTCCGTTCGAGGACGAGTCGTTCGACGCGGTCATCTCCAACGGCGTGATCAACCTCTCGGCCGAGAAAGGTCGCGTCTTCGAAGAGGTGCGCCGCGTCCTCGCTCCAGGCGGCCGACTAGCGCTGTCTGACATCACCAGCGAGGAGCAGATGCCCGATTCCATCAAGACGAACGCGGACCTCTGGGCGGCCTGCATCGGCGGGGCGGTGCAAGTCGACGACTACGCCGACGCCATCGAGACGCCGGGATTCGACGTGATCGACCTCCGAGAGAACGATCGGTACGAATTCACCTCGGATCGAGCCAAGAGCGCGTGCCAGACTTACGGCGTCAAGAGTATCTCGCTGGTGGCACGCACGCGTTAA
- the rpiA gene encoding ribose-5-phosphate isomerase RpiA: MSAKSSGGADAHKRRAGERAAEEVEDGMVVGLGTGSTTAHAIEALGRAVEDGLEIRGIATSFQSRRLALDVGIPLTDLDAVDVIDLAIDGADQVVDDPDSPAHGALIKGGGAAHAREKLVAAAADRFVVVADSSKLVLALEAPVPVEVLPSSHTVVANRVAELGGDPTLRMATHKDGPVITDNGNLVLDCAFGSIDDPAALGRDLASIPGVLEHGLFVDFADATYVGTDDGLDVRSY, from the coding sequence ATGAGCGCGAAATCGTCGGGCGGAGCCGACGCCCACAAGCGCCGTGCGGGGGAACGAGCGGCCGAGGAGGTCGAGGACGGGATGGTCGTCGGCCTCGGCACCGGATCGACGACCGCCCACGCCATCGAGGCGCTCGGCCGCGCAGTCGAGGACGGTCTCGAGATTCGAGGGATTGCGACCTCCTTCCAGTCCAGACGACTGGCCCTCGATGTCGGTATCCCGCTGACCGACCTCGACGCCGTCGACGTGATCGACCTGGCCATCGACGGGGCCGACCAGGTCGTCGACGACCCCGACTCACCCGCCCACGGGGCGCTGATCAAGGGTGGCGGCGCGGCCCACGCCCGCGAAAAACTCGTCGCCGCCGCGGCGGACCGGTTCGTCGTCGTCGCGGATTCCTCGAAACTCGTCCTCGCACTCGAGGCGCCGGTTCCAGTCGAAGTGCTGCCCTCGTCACACACCGTGGTCGCGAATCGCGTTGCGGAACTCGGCGGCGATCCAACTCTCCGCATGGCGACGCACAAGGACGGGCCCGTGATCACGGACAACGGGAACCTCGTCCTGGACTGTGCCTTCGGTTCGATCGACGACCCGGCCGCACTCGGGCGCGACCTCGCCTCGATTCCCGGCGTCCTGGAGCACGGCCTGTTCGTCGACTTCGCGGACGCGACGTACGTCGGAACCGACGACGGACTCGATGTGCGGTCGTACTAA
- a CDS encoding ABC transporter ATP-binding protein encodes MGSSEDAVTMIDVRKTYRVGEPVHALDGVSLSIPRGSYTAIMGPSGSGKSTLMNLVGCLDTPTSGTVAVDGEDISTLSERERTSLRGTRVGFVFQTFNLMPRLDALENVALPQLFRGIGRTERHDRARSLLERVGLGDRLDHLPNELSGGQRQRVALARALVNDPAIVLADEPSGNLDTETEADVLDLFEEFHDAGTTLVVVTHERHVAERAERIVHLLDGNVERIELLEGAGEKASPGSDSRVETKGSVEAVRSQVAEEGTVDRPSSDDVTSNDGLSSSDSVSSGDNNPTASDDDPIASDDDPTTSEEEP; translated from the coding sequence ATGGGATCGAGCGAGGACGCGGTGACGATGATCGACGTGCGAAAGACGTACCGCGTCGGCGAGCCCGTACACGCACTCGACGGCGTCTCACTGTCGATCCCGCGCGGGTCGTACACGGCCATCATGGGCCCGAGCGGGTCGGGGAAGTCGACGCTGATGAACCTCGTCGGCTGTCTCGACACCCCGACGTCGGGCACCGTCGCCGTCGACGGCGAGGACATTTCGACGCTCTCGGAACGCGAGCGGACAAGCCTTCGGGGGACCAGAGTCGGATTCGTCTTCCAGACGTTCAACCTGATGCCGCGGTTGGACGCCCTCGAGAACGTAGCCCTCCCCCAGTTGTTCCGCGGCATCGGCCGAACAGAGCGCCACGACCGCGCGCGAAGCCTGCTCGAGCGCGTCGGACTCGGCGACCGACTCGATCACCTCCCAAACGAGTTATCGGGCGGCCAGCGCCAGCGGGTTGCCCTCGCCCGCGCGCTGGTGAACGATCCGGCAATCGTCCTCGCCGACGAGCCCTCCGGCAACCTGGACACCGAAACGGAAGCGGACGTGCTCGACCTCTTCGAGGAGTTCCACGACGCCGGGACGACCCTCGTCGTCGTTACCCACGAGCGCCACGTCGCCGAACGCGCCGAACGCATCGTCCACCTCTTGGATGGGAACGTCGAACGAATCGAACTCCTGGAAGGTGCGGGTGAGAAGGCGTCCCCTGGTAGCGATTCTCGAGTGGAAACGAAGGGGTCTGTCGAGGCTGTTCGGAGCCAAGTTGCGGAGGAAGGTACTGTTGATCGACCCTCGAGTGACGATGTGACCTCGAACGATGGTCTATCTTCGAGCGACAGTGTGTCCTCGGGTGATAATAATCCCACCGCGAGCGATGACGACCCCATCGCGAGCGATGACGACCCCACCACGAGCGAAGAGGAGCCCTGA
- a CDS encoding ABC transporter permease, which yields MNPLESLRLSWRSIRGHRLRSALTTLGVIIGVAAVIAFVALGASLQAGIIGDISPDDQRNLYGWAADPDTEGGPLAGAQFVFSQDDLEAVAELEGVDAAYGYATIDAQSVTHAGDTRLQSSGLIAAGPSYIRESSLREGRQFEMGEREAVINPAAAEQFEENVSVGDELEVRIATGGTETVTVVGITDTSEGLSPFEGFDAAPRMYVPTDPFYLEQAVGPADGGGDSSEGNEESEPENDVRYLAIVVEAPSADEDDVDAAREAATAYFESEESDASEFLGEDVAVTLQTSTELLQQLEDILDILQSFIVGIAAISLVVGSIGIANIMLVSVTERTREIGIMKAVGAQNRDVLGLFLTEAVILGVIGAVLGTALGLAVAAIGASYIDIPLVYPLEYVALAIVAGILVGVVSGLYPAWRAARTDPIDALRYE from the coding sequence ATGAATCCACTCGAGTCGCTCCGACTCTCCTGGCGGTCGATTCGAGGTCACCGACTTCGGTCGGCGCTGACGACGCTCGGGGTGATCATCGGCGTCGCCGCCGTCATCGCCTTCGTCGCCCTCGGCGCGAGCCTGCAGGCCGGCATCATCGGCGACATCAGCCCCGACGACCAGCGGAATCTCTACGGCTGGGCGGCCGACCCGGACACCGAGGGTGGACCGCTCGCCGGCGCCCAGTTCGTCTTCAGCCAGGACGACCTCGAGGCCGTCGCGGAACTCGAGGGCGTCGACGCCGCGTACGGCTACGCGACCATCGACGCCCAGTCGGTGACCCACGCGGGCGATACCCGGTTACAGAGCAGCGGCCTGATCGCCGCCGGCCCGTCCTACATTCGCGAGTCCTCCCTGCGCGAGGGACGCCAGTTCGAAATGGGCGAACGCGAGGCCGTCATCAACCCCGCGGCCGCCGAGCAGTTCGAGGAAAACGTCAGCGTCGGCGACGAACTCGAGGTCCGGATCGCCACCGGTGGAACCGAAACGGTCACCGTCGTCGGGATCACCGACACCTCGGAAGGGCTGAGTCCGTTCGAGGGGTTCGACGCGGCGCCACGGATGTACGTCCCGACGGATCCGTTCTACCTCGAGCAAGCCGTCGGTCCGGCGGATGGAGGTGGCGATTCGAGTGAGGGGAACGAGGAGAGTGAACCGGAAAACGATGTCCGCTACCTCGCCATCGTCGTCGAGGCCCCCAGCGCCGACGAAGACGACGTCGACGCCGCTCGAGAGGCCGCCACTGCGTACTTCGAGAGCGAGGAATCCGACGCGAGCGAGTTCCTCGGCGAGGACGTCGCCGTCACGCTCCAGACGAGCACCGAGTTACTCCAGCAACTCGAGGACATCCTGGACATCCTTCAGAGCTTCATCGTCGGCATCGCCGCCATCTCGCTCGTCGTCGGTTCGATCGGTATCGCGAACATCATGCTCGTGTCGGTCACCGAGCGGACCCGCGAGATCGGGATCATGAAAGCGGTCGGCGCCCAGAACCGGGACGTCCTCGGGTTGTTCCTCACGGAAGCCGTGATCCTCGGCGTCATCGGAGCCGTTCTGGGAACCGCCCTCGGACTGGCCGTCGCGGCCATCGGCGCCAGCTACATCGACATCCCGCTGGTGTACCCGCTCGAGTACGTCGCCCTCGCCATCGTCGCCGGCATCCTGGTCGGCGTCGTGTCCGGGTTGTATCCGGCCTGGCGGGCCGCGAGGACGGATCCGATCGACGCGCTTCGGTACGAGTGA
- a CDS encoding DUF5518 domain-containing protein — MVRSSTPVHAVIGAIVGVVLSFLPLSTVLGGAASGFLEGRDARGGTVSGALAGAIMTVPIAGVLFLFLGLFGFGAALGGFPVEGFALVLFFVLAFGVATCLYTIGGAAVGGFVGSMLAAEYPDERRRLQRSLGLTPVSGVDDASRGRDRRELDSEYESERRGTNLEPESERRQERDRR, encoded by the coding sequence ATGGTTCGTTCGTCGACACCAGTTCACGCGGTCATCGGAGCGATCGTCGGGGTAGTTCTCTCGTTTCTCCCACTTTCGACCGTCCTGGGCGGTGCAGCGTCTGGCTTCCTCGAGGGCCGTGACGCTCGTGGCGGGACCGTTTCGGGTGCACTCGCGGGTGCGATCATGACCGTGCCGATCGCCGGCGTACTCTTCCTGTTCCTCGGACTGTTTGGCTTCGGTGCCGCCCTCGGTGGGTTTCCCGTGGAGGGGTTCGCCCTCGTGCTGTTCTTCGTCCTGGCGTTCGGCGTTGCGACCTGTCTCTACACCATTGGCGGTGCGGCCGTCGGCGGCTTCGTCGGATCGATGCTCGCTGCCGAATATCCGGACGAACGGCGTCGGCTCCAGCGATCGCTCGGGCTTACGCCGGTGAGCGGCGTGGATGACGCTTCTCGCGGGCGGGATCGTCGAGAACTGGATTCAGAATACGAATCGGAACGCCGGGGAACAAATCTCGAACCCGAATCGGAACGGCGACAGGAGCGGGACCGCCGATAG
- a CDS encoding ABC transporter substrate-binding protein encodes MGLDRRSYLRVATGSTTLALTTLAGCATRESEPEPQEPNGDDEPAEPEDEGVLRVATTDAFAHGENPASAWLKTRFEEAFDNVEVDWVIPESGIGHYVEREQRGFLPDVDAYVGLSAANLATVDRDLEEGGLFRELNRDRIETIDGVVDGLDLEDPDGRIVPVSTQYSCLMVDETRIDPPTRLEELGEPAYADSLLTPTPSRGRGGAFLDWLFESVGPDDALTVWAELEDNGLDVYDTWFETLLAYVERDRAVTVAYAADALAAIDRAVTSDTDETRGSEQNETDGLDNATDGTGADGDGSTDSGTDDDADESSADDRSDADGDGSNGDDSSADDSDGDSTDEATDVVGDPDQYRVTYLDGEAYAEPLQMAIFENAINVDLAYTFLEFALSPEIQAGLAPRLGQYPVRPIAELEFPEEFDVYADHAEDPPSIVTFSYETRRDDLPEWRGAWEEEFGY; translated from the coding sequence ATGGGACTGGATCGGCGGTCGTACCTTCGCGTCGCAACCGGATCCACGACGCTCGCCCTGACGACACTCGCGGGCTGTGCTACCCGTGAATCGGAACCAGAGCCCCAGGAACCAAACGGCGACGACGAACCGGCCGAACCCGAGGACGAAGGCGTCCTTCGGGTCGCGACGACGGACGCCTTCGCCCACGGTGAGAATCCCGCGTCAGCCTGGCTCAAAACCCGATTCGAGGAGGCGTTCGACAACGTCGAAGTCGACTGGGTTATTCCCGAATCCGGCATCGGTCACTACGTCGAACGCGAACAGCGCGGATTTCTCCCGGACGTCGACGCCTACGTCGGTCTCTCGGCTGCCAACCTCGCGACCGTCGACCGCGATCTCGAGGAGGGCGGCCTGTTTCGAGAACTCAACCGGGATCGAATCGAGACGATCGACGGCGTCGTCGACGGCCTCGACCTCGAGGATCCCGACGGACGGATCGTTCCTGTCAGTACGCAGTACTCCTGTCTGATGGTCGACGAGACGCGTATCGACCCGCCCACCCGACTCGAGGAACTCGGCGAGCCGGCCTACGCCGACTCGCTACTCACGCCGACGCCGTCTCGCGGTCGCGGCGGCGCCTTTCTCGACTGGCTGTTCGAGTCCGTCGGTCCCGACGACGCGCTGACCGTGTGGGCCGAACTCGAGGACAACGGACTCGATGTCTACGACACCTGGTTCGAGACGCTACTGGCGTACGTCGAGCGCGATCGAGCGGTGACCGTCGCCTACGCCGCGGATGCGCTCGCGGCGATCGACCGGGCAGTGACGTCAGATACCGACGAGACGCGGGGGAGCGAGCAAAACGAAACTGATGGCTTAGACAATGCGACCGACGGAACCGGGGCCGATGGCGACGGTTCCACCGATTCGGGCACGGACGACGACGCCGACGAATCGAGTGCCGATGACAGGTCGGACGCGGACGGCGACGGTTCCAACGGCGACGATTCGAGCGCAGACGACTCAGACGGCGACTCCACCGACGAGGCGACCGACGTCGTCGGCGACCCAGATCAGTACCGAGTCACCTACCTCGACGGGGAAGCCTACGCCGAACCCCTCCAGATGGCTATCTTCGAAAACGCGATCAACGTCGACCTGGCCTACACGTTTCTCGAGTTCGCGCTCTCGCCGGAGATCCAGGCCGGACTCGCTCCACGCCTCGGGCAGTACCCGGTGCGCCCTATCGCCGAACTCGAGTTTCCCGAAGAGTTCGACGTCTACGCCGACCACGCCGAAGATCCGCCGTCCATCGTGACGTTTTCGTACGAAACCCGCCGAGACGACCTTCCAGAGTGGCGCGGTGCCTGGGAGGAAGAGTTTGGGTACTGA
- a CDS encoding ATP-dependent DNA helicase, with protein sequence MTDWRPVFGHDEPYDEQVDGIETAIETATEDGYTVIEGACGTGKTMIALTAGIDLVRDPDSQYERVFVLTSVKQQLRQFETDLETINESLPADWNPISGLTLVGKADVCPYNRENAGGISDDNVYDRCETLRDRTRDLTGEGGSTTAGALAAQARSQQIGLADSGIRGGGRSSGTEGGTDGGGGGTGPGGSTVSRAGARYLETAGEPTPYPPEMPEYNTGGPAGSEVEYCPFYAQYLEDLPEEGSDADPVEAVPFDVTETGLLTPEDLVTGSVRHGTCPHSVMGAVLGHVEVVIGNYYHAFDPTTTAAFTGALLDDSTFVVCDEAHMLEPRVRDLVSDRVADTTLRDAETELSRVLQPVRFDQQDRQAQGGSKTADADLVRAELNDTDVSIEELERTLEFVQDLRGELDRRVRAHLERTNRAWKTDLTSLEDDEIPLRDPTVPAEDEISEWAAEAGYSDAVWVRAESVGAVVERILNEAEEEEKTRASPAVGRLFGEWYRRDHTTNFREIELERTWDEMEPADSWRRAYTARLTLHNCVPSDAIGSRLSAFGGGILMSATLEPMDAFREVTGLEYLAREEGRPVVERQYGLHFPEANRESFAVSVPKFTYDNRGPPGEETPTRTAYADALAQVAQVPGNVLVGMPSYGEAEWAASVLEARPGVDKPVLLDASSSDDATESLKDEFFAGGGKVLVTSLRGTLTEGVDYSGDRLAAAVICGVPIVNTASPRTKAIRRAYDDAFGDGFTYALTVPAVRKARQAIGRVIRSPDDVGVRILLDERYARDSWDSVRQFLPDDDEFQPVSPDMLEFGLERFRERLDSG encoded by the coding sequence ATGACGGATTGGCGCCCAGTATTCGGCCATGACGAACCCTACGACGAGCAAGTCGACGGGATCGAGACGGCCATCGAAACCGCTACCGAGGACGGGTACACGGTCATCGAAGGAGCCTGTGGGACCGGCAAGACGATGATCGCGCTCACGGCGGGCATCGACCTCGTTCGTGACCCCGACAGCCAGTACGAACGGGTGTTCGTCCTCACGAGCGTCAAACAGCAACTGCGCCAGTTCGAAACGGACCTCGAGACGATCAACGAGTCCCTGCCAGCCGACTGGAATCCGATTTCGGGACTCACGCTCGTCGGCAAGGCCGACGTCTGCCCGTATAATCGAGAAAACGCAGGCGGGATCAGCGACGATAACGTCTACGATCGGTGTGAAACCCTCCGCGACCGCACTCGCGACCTCACCGGCGAGGGTGGATCGACGACGGCCGGCGCGCTCGCTGCCCAGGCCCGAAGCCAGCAGATCGGCCTGGCCGATAGCGGAATCCGGGGCGGGGGTCGCTCCAGTGGAACTGAAGGGGGTACCGATGGTGGGGGCGGTGGCACAGGACCGGGCGGATCGACCGTCAGCCGCGCCGGCGCGCGCTATCTCGAGACGGCCGGCGAGCCGACGCCGTACCCACCGGAGATGCCGGAGTACAACACCGGCGGCCCCGCCGGAAGCGAGGTCGAGTACTGTCCGTTCTACGCCCAGTATCTCGAGGACCTGCCGGAGGAGGGAAGCGACGCCGATCCAGTCGAAGCCGTCCCCTTCGACGTGACCGAAACCGGCCTGCTCACGCCGGAGGACCTCGTCACAGGGTCGGTTCGCCACGGCACCTGCCCGCACTCGGTGATGGGGGCCGTGCTCGGCCACGTAGAAGTCGTCATCGGCAACTACTACCACGCGTTCGATCCCACCACGACCGCCGCGTTCACCGGCGCCCTGCTCGACGACTCGACGTTCGTCGTCTGTGACGAAGCGCACATGCTCGAGCCCCGCGTTCGCGATCTAGTGAGCGACAGGGTCGCAGATACCACGCTTCGCGACGCCGAAACGGAACTCTCGCGGGTGCTTCAGCCGGTTCGATTCGACCAGCAGGATCGCCAGGCTCAGGGTGGCTCGAAAACCGCCGACGCAGACCTCGTTCGAGCCGAACTGAACGACACCGACGTGTCCATCGAGGAACTCGAGCGCACCCTCGAGTTCGTCCAGGACCTCCGCGGGGAACTCGACCGTCGAGTTCGCGCTCACCTGGAGCGGACAAATCGGGCCTGGAAGACCGATCTGACGTCGCTCGAGGACGACGAAATCCCGCTCCGCGACCCGACGGTGCCGGCCGAGGACGAGATTTCCGAGTGGGCGGCCGAGGCGGGGTACAGCGACGCGGTCTGGGTGCGAGCCGAGTCGGTCGGCGCGGTCGTCGAGCGAATTCTCAACGAGGCCGAAGAGGAGGAAAAGACCCGGGCTTCGCCCGCCGTCGGCCGCTTGTTCGGGGAGTGGTACCGTCGCGATCACACAACGAACTTCCGAGAGATCGAACTCGAACGAACCTGGGATGAGATGGAACCGGCCGACTCCTGGCGGCGGGCGTACACGGCTCGACTCACCCTGCACAACTGCGTTCCCAGCGACGCCATCGGCTCGCGACTATCGGCGTTCGGCGGCGGCATCTTGATGAGCGCGACTCTCGAGCCGATGGACGCCTTCCGGGAGGTCACGGGTCTCGAGTACCTCGCGCGCGAGGAAGGGCGTCCAGTCGTCGAGCGGCAGTACGGCCTGCACTTCCCCGAGGCGAATCGCGAGAGCTTCGCGGTTTCGGTGCCGAAGTTCACCTACGACAACCGGGGGCCGCCTGGAGAGGAGACGCCGACACGGACCGCGTACGCGGACGCGTTGGCGCAAGTCGCCCAAGTTCCGGGGAACGTCCTCGTCGGAATGCCGAGCTACGGCGAAGCCGAGTGGGCCGCGTCGGTCCTCGAGGCGCGTCCTGGAGTCGACAAGCCCGTCTTGCTCGATGCCTCGAGCAGCGACGACGCCACGGAATCGCTGAAAGACGAGTTCTTCGCGGGTGGGGGGAAGGTACTCGTCACGAGCCTCCGTGGGACCCTGACAGAAGGCGTCGACTACAGCGGGGATCGGCTCGCGGCGGCGGTCATCTGCGGCGTTCCGATCGTCAACACGGCGAGTCCGCGGACGAAGGCGATTCGGCGGGCCTACGACGACGCGTTCGGCGACGGGTTCACCTACGCGCTGACGGTTCCGGCGGTTCGGAAGGCCAGGCAGGCGATCGGCCGGGTCATCCGTAGTCCCGACGACGTCGGCGTCCGCATCTTGCTCGACGAACGGTACGCTCGCGACAGTTGGGATTCGGTTCGTCAGTTCCTTCCTGACGACGACGAGTTTCAGCCGGTTAGCCCCGACATGCTCGAGTTTGGCCTCGAGCGATTTCGCGAGCGACTCGACTCGGGCTAG
- the hemL gene encoding glutamate-1-semialdehyde 2,1-aminomutase, whose product MNDERSRALYDRALSVMPGGVNSAVRAAIEPYPFFVQKGDGGHVVDADGNRLVDWVMGLGPLLLGHDLPEPVQAAIQRAASEGPMYGTPTELEVDLAEFVVRHVPSVEKIRFVNSGTEATVSAVRLVRGMTGRNKIVIMQGGYHGAQESTLVEGDADHPAPSSAGIPQAFAEHTLPVPFNDEDVVREVFEEHGDDIAGVLVEPILANYGIVHPVDGYLETLRELTEDHDSLLIFDEVITGFRVGGLGCAQSHFGITPDLTTFGKIIGGGFPVGAIGGRAELIEGFAPTGDVFQAGTFSGHPVTMAAGLETLTFAAENDVYDHVNGVGEMLRSGLTDVLADQAPNYTVVGTDSMFKVIFTREGPSRDELEGQCEAGCRQNPDCPRYEYCPKNAADVKRAETERWRRIFWGEMREQGIFLSQNQFESQFVSYGHTEEDVERTLEAYKHAL is encoded by the coding sequence ATGAACGACGAACGCTCACGCGCGCTGTACGACCGGGCGCTCTCAGTCATGCCCGGCGGCGTCAACTCCGCCGTCCGGGCAGCCATCGAGCCGTACCCGTTTTTCGTCCAGAAGGGCGACGGCGGCCACGTCGTCGACGCCGACGGGAATCGACTCGTCGACTGGGTCATGGGACTCGGGCCCCTCCTTCTCGGACACGATCTCCCCGAACCCGTCCAGGCGGCGATCCAGCGAGCGGCCAGCGAAGGACCGATGTACGGCACGCCGACCGAACTCGAGGTCGACCTCGCCGAGTTCGTCGTTCGGCACGTCCCGAGCGTCGAGAAGATTCGGTTCGTCAACTCCGGCACCGAAGCGACCGTCTCGGCGGTTCGCCTCGTCCGCGGAATGACCGGCCGAAACAAGATCGTCATCATGCAAGGCGGCTACCACGGCGCTCAGGAGTCGACGCTGGTCGAAGGCGATGCCGACCACCCTGCTCCCTCCTCTGCTGGCATCCCGCAGGCGTTCGCCGAACACACCCTTCCCGTCCCGTTCAACGACGAAGACGTCGTTCGCGAGGTGTTCGAGGAACACGGCGACGACATCGCGGGCGTCCTCGTCGAACCGATCCTCGCCAACTACGGCATCGTCCATCCCGTCGACGGCTACCTCGAGACCCTTCGCGAGCTCACCGAGGATCACGACTCGCTCCTGATCTTCGACGAGGTCATCACCGGCTTTCGCGTCGGCGGGCTGGGCTGTGCACAGAGTCACTTCGGCATCACGCCCGACCTCACGACCTTCGGCAAAATCATCGGCGGCGGGTTTCCCGTCGGCGCCATCGGTGGCCGCGCCGAGTTGATCGAGGGATTCGCGCCTACCGGGGACGTCTTCCAGGCCGGCACTTTCTCCGGCCACCCCGTGACGATGGCCGCCGGACTCGAGACGCTCACGTTCGCGGCCGAAAACGACGTCTACGACCACGTCAACGGGGTCGGCGAGATGCTCCGGAGCGGTCTCACCGACGTTCTCGCGGACCAGGCGCCGAACTACACTGTCGTCGGAACCGACAGCATGTTCAAAGTAATCTTTACGCGCGAAGGGCCGTCCCGAGACGAACTCGAGGGCCAGTGTGAAGCCGGCTGCCGCCAGAATCCCGACTGCCCGCGCTACGAGTACTGTCCGAAGAACGCGGCCGACGTCAAGCGGGCCGAAACCGAACGCTGGCGGCGAATCTTCTGGGGCGAGATGCGCGAGCAGGGGATCTTCCTCTCCCAGAATCAGTTCGAGAGCCAGTTCGTCAGCTACGGGCACACCGAGGAGGACGTCGAGCGGACGCTCGAGGCGTACAAGCACGCACTCTGA
- a CDS encoding carbonic anhydrase yields the protein MTSDSDPDSADARNDHETVLFDLLEGNERHVDSLSDNYFDTVRDGQHPDVVTMCCSDSRVSQEGMWSIDRPGAIFTPSTIGNQIWDVEDGERFVDGSVLYPIHYTDTEAVAVVGHTGCGAVTAAYEVASGDEEPPGPRGVTKWVEALVPVVESGLESELVDTDIGSDDDVDADADTAIIDQLVEYNVHRQVSYLRMAESIPSSVSCYGFVYDFHETYGSEPGRAYLVNLDGETDPRAIAMDLPDTYADSVSSLLY from the coding sequence ATGACATCCGACTCCGACCCCGACTCAGCGGACGCTCGAAACGACCACGAAACCGTCCTCTTCGACCTCCTGGAGGGGAACGAACGCCACGTCGACTCCCTCTCCGACAACTACTTCGACACCGTACGAGACGGACAACACCCCGATGTCGTCACCATGTGCTGTTCGGATTCGCGGGTCTCACAGGAAGGCATGTGGTCGATCGACCGTCCTGGAGCCATCTTCACGCCGAGTACGATCGGAAACCAGATCTGGGACGTCGAGGACGGCGAGCGATTCGTCGACGGGAGCGTTCTGTACCCGATTCACTACACCGACACGGAGGCGGTCGCCGTCGTCGGTCACACCGGCTGTGGTGCCGTCACGGCTGCCTACGAGGTTGCATCGGGCGACGAGGAACCCCCGGGCCCACGCGGGGTCACCAAATGGGTCGAGGCGCTCGTTCCTGTCGTCGAGTCGGGTCTCGAGAGCGAACTGGTCGATACCGATATTGGATCCGACGATGACGTTGATGCCGACGCCGACACCGCAATTATCGACCAGCTCGTCGAGTACAACGTCCACCGACAGGTCTCGTACCTTCGAATGGCGGAATCGATCCCGTCCTCGGTCTCCTGCTACGGCTTCGTCTACGACTTTCACGAAACCTACGGGTCCGAGCCGGGGCGAGCCTACCTGGTCAACCTCGACGGCGAAACCGACCCGCGAGCCATCGCGATGGACCTTCCCGATACGTACGCCGATAGCGTCTCGAGCCTGCTCTACTGA
- a CDS encoding cold-shock protein, with product MAKGTVDFFNDTGGYGFIETEDADDDVFFHMEDVGGPDLEEGQEIEFDIEQAPKGPRATNVERL from the coding sequence ATGGCGAAAGGAACCGTTGATTTCTTCAACGACACTGGCGGCTACGGATTCATCGAGACTGAGGACGCGGACGACGACGTTTTCTTCCACATGGAAGACGTTGGCGGCCCTGACCTGGAAGAAGGCCAGGAAATCGAGTTCGACATCGAGCAGGCCCCCAAGGGCCCGCGCGCGACGAACGTCGAGCGCCTGTAA